A genome region from Methanobacterium petrolearium includes the following:
- a CDS encoding ribosome biogenesis/translation initiation ATPase RLI: MSRISILDHDRCQPKKCNYVCIEYCPGVRMEEDTITIDPKTNKPIISEELCSGCGICTNRCPFNAVSIINLPEALEDPIHRYGQNQFELFGLPTIREGSVVGLLGPNGIGKSTIIRILSGELHPNLGNFNEEVPWDDIINFFKGNQLQNYFQNLRDGNLKVVHKPQMVDLLPKFVKGNVDDLLNSVDQRKRLDFVTESLQLEPIIGREIANLSGGELQRVAIAAAVLREADFYYFDEPTSWLDVRQRLYAIKVIRELASEGKSILVIEHDLAALDAISDYVHILYGQPGGYGVVSQMRGVRVGINTYINGYLREENVRFRKQPIEFHVRPPAANVDSESISAYSTLEKSYDGFHLQVDEGEVQHDEILTVFGPNGIGKTTFAKMLAGVEKPDDGKIKKKVTISYKPQYLISDYTGTVQEFLYTTAPNYGTNLFKTEIMKPFLLEELLEKKMNELSGGELQRLSVAISLSQEADIYLFDEPTAYLDVEQRLRAARAIRRVVESRNAASIIVDHDIVFIDYISSRAMVFTGQSGVEGHATSPMDLRSAMNTFLSEVGVTFRRDKETRRPRVNKENSYLDREQKEKGEYYYLKS, from the coding sequence TTGAGTAGAATATCTATATTAGACCATGACCGCTGCCAGCCCAAAAAATGTAACTATGTATGCATTGAATACTGTCCTGGTGTGCGCATGGAAGAAGACACCATCACCATCGACCCCAAAACTAATAAACCAATTATATCCGAAGAGTTATGTTCGGGATGTGGTATATGCACCAATCGCTGCCCATTCAATGCAGTGAGTATTATTAACCTACCCGAAGCATTAGAAGACCCTATCCACCGTTACGGGCAGAACCAATTCGAATTATTCGGTTTACCCACGATAAGAGAGGGTTCAGTGGTGGGACTTCTGGGACCTAACGGTATTGGAAAATCAACTATCATACGCATATTATCCGGAGAACTGCACCCTAACCTTGGAAATTTTAATGAAGAAGTACCCTGGGACGACATAATCAACTTTTTCAAGGGTAACCAGCTGCAAAACTACTTCCAAAACCTTAGAGATGGCAATCTGAAGGTGGTACACAAGCCCCAGATGGTGGATCTTCTGCCTAAATTTGTAAAGGGAAATGTGGATGATCTTCTAAACAGCGTGGATCAGAGAAAACGTCTGGACTTTGTAACCGAATCCCTGCAACTGGAACCAATAATAGGGCGGGAAATAGCTAACCTTAGTGGTGGTGAGCTTCAGAGAGTTGCTATTGCCGCTGCCGTCCTTCGGGAGGCGGATTTTTATTATTTCGACGAGCCCACCAGCTGGCTTGATGTCCGTCAAAGATTATACGCCATTAAGGTTATCCGGGAACTGGCCAGTGAGGGAAAATCCATCCTAGTAATAGAGCATGACCTGGCAGCACTGGATGCTATTTCTGATTATGTGCACATCCTTTACGGTCAACCCGGAGGGTATGGTGTTGTCTCCCAGATGCGTGGTGTTCGAGTGGGAATAAACACCTACATCAATGGTTATCTCAGGGAAGAGAATGTCCGTTTCCGGAAACAACCCATTGAATTCCATGTGCGGCCTCCCGCTGCTAATGTTGATAGTGAATCCATATCTGCATACAGTACCCTTGAAAAATCCTATGACGGCTTCCATCTACAAGTGGATGAAGGAGAAGTGCAACACGATGAAATATTAACCGTTTTCGGACCCAATGGTATTGGTAAAACCACATTTGCCAAGATGCTGGCTGGAGTGGAAAAACCTGATGATGGGAAGATAAAAAAGAAGGTTACCATCTCCTATAAACCTCAGTATCTGATTTCCGATTACACTGGAACAGTACAGGAGTTTTTATACACCACAGCCCCCAATTATGGTACTAATCTCTTCAAAACCGAGATCATGAAACCATTCCTCCTGGAAGAACTGTTAGAGAAGAAGATGAATGAGTTAAGTGGTGGTGAACTCCAGCGATTAAGTGTGGCTATTTCCCTTTCCCAGGAAGCAGATATCTACCTTTTCGACGAGCCCACTGCTTATCTTGATGTTGAGCAGCGCCTGAGGGCAGCCAGGGCAATACGTCGAGTGGTTGAAAGCCGTAACGCCGCTTCAATCATTGTTGACCACGATATCGTGTTCATTGATTATATTTCCAGTAGGGCCATGGTTTTCACTGGACAGTCTGGTGTGGAAGGCCATGCCACCAGCCCCATGGATCTGCGTTCTGCTATGAACACATTTCTGTCTGAAGTTGGTGTTACCTTCCGCCGTGATAAAGAAACACGAAGACCCCGGGTCAACAAGGAGAACAGTTACCTGGACCGGGAGCAAAAAGAGAAGGGAGAATATTACTACCTGAAAAGTTGA
- a CDS encoding PepSY domain-containing protein, translating to MITVAMVVIAVVIIAIAAFLFTVDLFPTHNTTNITNSTVNVSTANNTTVNNTTVSNQPRENNPPPPHDISPEKARELAKKYVGPGIILGKPVKTTYKRINVWQVPVYTRDHKFINNIYIDARTGKKVD from the coding sequence ATGATTACTGTGGCCATGGTTGTCATTGCCGTTGTTATTATTGCCATAGCAGCTTTTTTGTTTACCGTAGACCTATTTCCTACCCATAACACAACTAACATCACCAATAGCACTGTAAATGTTAGCACAGCTAATAATACCACTGTAAATAACACTACAGTTTCCAACCAGCCCAGAGAAAATAACCCTCCCCCACCTCATGATATATCACCAGAGAAGGCCAGAGAGCTGGCAAAAAAATATGTTGGGCCTGGTATTATCTTGGGAAAACCAGTGAAGACCACCTATAAAAGGATAAATGTCTGGCAGGTTCCGGTTTATACCAGGGACCATAAGTTCATAAATAATATCTATATTGATGCCAGGACAGGTAAAAAAGTAGATTAA